A stretch of DNA from Cannabis sativa cultivar Pink pepper isolate KNU-18-1 chromosome X, ASM2916894v1, whole genome shotgun sequence:
GAGAAAGCTCACACAAACAAAGGAGCGTGGactaaagaagaagatgatcgaCTTATTGCATACATAAGGGCTCACGGCGAGGGTTGCTGGCGTTCACTACCTAAAGCCGCCGGTCTCCTAAGGTGTGGCAAGAGTTGTAGACTTCGTTGGATTAATTACCTTAGACCTGACCTCAAACGTGGAAACTTTacagaagaagaagacgaaCTCATCATCAAGCTCCATAGTCTCCTTGGAAACAAGTAagctttttttcctttttttttcccCTTCTCACACGAAGAAatgattttgaaattaaaaaaatttgtttttcACCACTCAAATAATAATGGGTTTTGCTTGAAATTTCTGAAACAGATGGTCTTTAATAGCTGGAAGACTACCTGGAAGAACAGACAATGAGATAAAGAACTACTGGAACACCCACATAAGAAGAAAGCTTTTGAACAGAGGAATTGACCCTGCAACACACCGACCACTGAACGAGTCAGGTCAAGAGACGACTAATACTTCGACCACCACAAGCGCCACCGCAGCCACCAACACCACCGCCGGTACCAACACAACCACCACAATATCATTTGGTGCTTCTGTTGttaaagaagaagagaaaacgaCAAGTGTTCTGTTGTTAAACCCAGTTCATCAAGAACAGTGTCCTGACCTGAACCTTGAGCTAAGAATTAGCCCTCCTTATCCGCcgcatcaacaacaacaacgcCAGCAGCCTGACCAATTGAAGAGCGGCGGTGCTTCTCTCTGCTTCGCCTGTAGTTTGGGTTTGCAGAACAGTAAAGAGTGTTGCTGTACAATTTCAAGTATGGATAGCAATAACCCAAGCACCAGTGTTGGTTATGATTTCTTGGGTTTGAAATCTGGTGTTTTGGATTACAGAAGCTTGGAAATGAAatagtaataattattattaataataaaatactatcattatttaaaaaaaaaaaaaggaattttGTTGGGGGGAGTGTTCTTATGTAGCATATAACAGAATATTGGagagaaattagaaaatggAAAAGATTGTTAATTCATTGAAAAGCTCTCAtctcatatatttttattttattttttaccttTTCCCCTCTAATTGTATGGCTGTTTATAATAGTATAGTACCACTACCAGTACAGTTTGATTCctattgtttaaatttttaatttttttttttttaaatttgcttACAATAGTTACAATATCGATTGTTTTttcattctttctttctctcttgttCTTTCAATATCATGAATCTGCAAAAGTGTAATggagattgattttttttttttctttctttttctctctttctattATTGTTGTCATCCTCAAAAGGTTTTGTTGGTAccaatatagatacatataaagTAACAGTGGATAAAAAAGACTCAATACCTGAGAGAGTATAGTAGTACATACAACACAACAAGCGGGCTTGTTGGAAAATAAGAGAGAAGAAATTGATGAGTGTGTTTCTTTCATATTCCTATATAATCTCTTTCAAAAAACAAATGATggcttttttctttctttcttatttcTTCTTTAATATCTTTCTTTTAAAAATGTCCAAATGATTCACTTCATGAACAAAACATATCTATGGTCTTAAAAAGATTCTCCAAAAGAACTAGTCTTTATTGATTTTCTTGTATCacaaacagttttttttttttaatcaagtaTTTTATCCTATGGCATACTCATTATCTTTTTCTTCTAATCTCTTGGGTTTTATTCTCTATATTTAATGAAAAGCCTTAGATTCTTTTGTAGTTTGTCTTTTGCTATAAAGGGTTGGATTAAATTTCATTTTGAGGGCAATGGATAAGCTCTAAGAGGAGGAGAAATCAGGAAAAGATGGAGTGGTGGGTAACCTATCATCTCTTCTTTAATAAAAGCAAAatgaaaatagaaattaaaatgaattattttcttttaaaataataataataattaataattggaGAAACTATTTAGAAAGCGTGAAGGAACTAACAACTGTCCGTAGTACCATCCTTCTACCAAACTTCCAAGCATTAATGATCTGAACTGTGAGCCAACCTACCATACCATTTAATTTAGAATAGAAACCCTAACTAGATTTCTTTCCTCTTTTCCTTTCCCTTTTGGCCTACATcccaattatttaatttgaagtaGCTTATGTAAATTTAAATATCAAACTGTTTTTTTTAAGACTTTGGACCACTTTCTTTCAGGGTTTTCTTCATTCAATTAACCCTACTTTTGGTTTTCACTCTCTTCACATCaaatttttaatgaaattattatcaaccccaataatatatttttatttatttttttaacagtttagCACCACCTTCTTAGACAACTGCTGTTTCATTGTCATTCCTCACCTCAATGGTATCCTTTTCCTTTTTAAGGAAAATTTATTGTACTAGTTGACAATATATTTAGGATTTttctttaagtttgaaatcataattaaataaaaatttatctaATTAAAATCGTGAATCATGTAAATTGCCGGTGCCTAATATGAGAGCATACGTATGAATATTGAGAGACTTTTGGTAACATTTCTATTTTTCTTCATTAAAATAGTTGAGAGGAGGAATAAATTTTGTGAATTAATATTATAACTGAGGTATATATGCTCGTTGATACAATTCAATATTGAATTTTgtccataataataataataataataaagtgaatatattataaaatttagatTTGAGATCATATATTATTGACATTTATTCAAATTATATCAGTAcataaaagttattattttaactgctttgtttgaaaaactaaactgTTTTATGTGACAGGGAACacaaaaagataaaagagaaaaagaaggtTTGAATCATTTTTGTATTCTAAAAAGTATTTCTATATGTATGTACTCCTTTtccaactaataataataagggataattatattttctattacaataatatttaatattactaTAATAATACtacatattaatattttatttttatgtacaaattttaattatttttttatttttattgttggaGTCTATATTTATAGTAAGTTAATTATGTACATTCCTTATTTTGTAttgaaataatatatttttctatttaatttaaaaatttgtctGTATTATCTTTTCCTTTCAGATAAAATATACATGTTTACACATTTTTAATtaactatattttttaaaacaaattgttggatatattaatatatttatccaTCATCTAACATGagcaataaacatattaaatatttaatgcaaataaaataatatgtttaattatggaattattacatgaaaaatacaaattgacactttatttacaaaaatacatctaTAAGGGGTGAGAAATAATTTTATCTTTAATGAACTTTTATTTACCAAAATATCACTTACACATACCATCTTCCAGCCAATACCCTTTTGAAATCCACGTTCAAAACTCACAAAACTACCTCCCAGCCATAACCTTTGCCATCTTCTTCTTCCAACTGTCTCCTATATCAGTTTTTTCTAATATACCATCTTCTGCTTCTCCATCTTCATCGCcaaaaaaaacttcaaaaatgGATCATAAATCAGTTGTTAATAAGGCTAGTAATGCCCAGTCATCGACGATGATGACTTCGATTTTGCTCCCCACATGGCTAAAGGTGGTCGTCGTCCAGTGAAGAAGAAGTTGAAGGTGTCTTtgccttaaaaaaaaatcaacttcgaCGCCCAAAAAGGAAAGAAGAAGTTAACTTCAAGACAACTGTAATACAACATTTATATCTGTTGCGAGCCAACTaacataaaacttaaaaaacagCTAATAATTCCTCATATTTAATACAAACCAATATTACAACAATCGTTTTTATCTATTTAGGTCGCATATTTGACAATCTAACCCCTATTTTTATAATACTATGATATTGTAGTAGCAAAACTATTATTTAACTAAGGTGCGACTTAATTGCAACTAAAAATGTTAAATGTGAATGTGTATCTGTAAGATAATATTTGTCAGTATTTTTTTGTCATTGATCGATAATTACTTGTACCTTAATAGTAATATGTGGagaaataactgttagcaaaatgtttataaaactgtaatgcaactgttatgaaacattaaaaatcagaacAGTGTTTCCACatacgtaactctatctacatgtctcttcgtgatttaatatgaacaaattcaccattagaaatctagaaaacaaagaaaatgtaccaggataaatattttacaatatatagtattgatgtatttttttttattatacttaGGTTGGATTGTTTGGAAACTCCAGTTTAATTTTTTGAGATCAGCATTTCATGGatctaaaaattaaactcaggacattagttttatgcaaattaattaaactagaattctggttgaattttagtttcgtagtaaTTTTTTTCCACTTTTTTTCATGAATTCGAAACAGTCCCTAATTTGATTGATTACGATCGTCTTCTCAGGTAAAGTCACTAGAATTAATAGTGGTTCTCTTTTTGGTTGGGTTTCATTTCAGTTGTGTTGGGTTGTTGGGTGGTTGACCGAAGGTTGCATCACACGAATGTTTCAATCCAAGGAAACGTGGACTGTGGGTTGAAGGTGTGTGTGTAAgaggtatttgtgtaatttttttttatttggccggctaattattatttttttttataatactgttatttttttttattaaaattgaaaaaaaacccTTTAGTTatcatataaaatttaaatatatatacttaaccattaattaaactaaataatcaaaatcaaaataaaaaattttgcagtagaagaaagaagaaaaaaataattttactaaattgctcacatatatacatttctTTTTATTATGAAGTTTATTGTTgttatgataattttatttcttataataattagtaataataaggagaattatctcatatactgtttttttatttttttttctttttcaaatttacggtttgggtttctaaagtggttagagcgctagttgcaataggggtttctatgtaaaatattgtacaattgcaaaaaaaaaaaaaaaaaaaaaaaaaaaaaaaactattttgaagtttaaaaataaaaaagccctaaataataataataataataataataataaggagaATTACCccgtatactatttttttaatttttttttttcaaatttacaattTGAGTTTTTAAAGTGGTTCTAGCGCTATTTGCAGTAGGggttctatacgattttttgttgtaatttaGATTGCAATCTTTGATTCTGATAGGAATTTACATGTAGAATTctataaaaatgcaaaaaaaaaaaaaaaaaaaaaagctattttaaagtgtaaaaatgaaaaatcccctaataacaataataataataataaacactcATTTAGGCACCTgttaaataatcaaataatcaTTCTACTGACCAATGGGCTAAATGAGCATAAAAAGAATGTAAGGGCAAATCTTTTTGTTGTGAAGAGGAATCTCTATCTATATAGCTAGGGTTCTTAATTCCGAAGACAAATTGTGTagttattgaaaaaaataataatattaaaaaaccaAACAATCCAAAACAATTATACAATGAATATAGGGAAGATCTTGAAAATCAGAACTGAACTCAAAAGATTAGGCTCACAAAATCTCAACAGTTTCTAATCACTTAAATGCACCTTTATTTTAGACCTAAAAAAAGTGATAATATTTCAGATCCAACTGTCTACaccaaattaatttaatttaaagttTAGAGTGTTCATGCTTTTTTGCTCATGATTTGACCAAAaattataggtcaatgggtcaTAGCCACAACCGAATTTCATCTACCTCTAATTAATTGATTGTTATGTCACTGGGGTCTTACCAGAACGACCAATCTAATTGAGCCATGCTTTCTAAAACTAGACTTGTCCTAATCCATGATCCACCTAatcttattatataaataacaataacaataatacaAAATATTGGATTTTACCAACCTAATGTTATATTAAGTTTAGAAATAATGGGtatttttattaaagaaaaaaaaaagagaattatcATGGAGGAAGACAAAATAGCTAAAAAAGAATCTCCCAAAGAAGAAAGAGATGAATTGCATTCCCAAAAAGCAATCTAAGACATAGATGGGCATGAGAAAGATAACACAATAGTGATAGCTACTTCAAAACAATATCcaaaatacaaaagaaaaaaaaatggcccTTCCCAGAAATAATAAAAGGGGGTCacttttcaactttttttttttctttttcaaaggtGTTAGGTAGAGACATTAGAAGCTTccataagatattttttttttcttcttaatatCAAAGACAATgttaaataaaagaaagaaaatttataaataatattattgtataTTGGTTCTCTTCTCACTCTATCAATAAGCTAATTATTGATCTAACTTAAATTGTTAAATGTTAATTGATTCAACCTCCACCAACATCACATGCAATACCCTTTGTGGTGGGTCCCTTAGATTTTCTTCTGGATCCCTATCCTTATTTAAATGACTTTATATTATAGGTTCAATGACTAAATAATTACCTTGAACttgtatatgtttatatataaatatattcttttgtttggtaGGCAACTCATCTTTCTATCCAAACTAAGTTTGGGATCAAAGTGTGCCCAATTGTATATAGATGACAAAAATGTGTTACACCAAACATTAtggcaaaaaaaatatttggggTCCATCTTTGAAATTAATAACTCAAGTTAGCCTCACGAAGTTGCTTttccatttattaaattaattattattttattttctaaaaaagaaGAAGTTTTGTTTGTTAATTGGATTTGAAGCCAGACTGCCACACACAGTCACTCACTGTACCCATTTAAacattttcctttattttgttcAAGTTAGTTCattcattatataaaattatttaaagtaATAATATTAAAGTTCATATACAGTTCTATTCTATATCATATTCATATTAAAAgattattattcaaaaaatttgaaagcAGGTAGATTATTACTTTCAAATTAATTCCCCAAGTACACTAAAGTAATAAACTCAATTTTTTCCTACCCAATTCAATAAAAAATTCACCAAACAAAGTTAGATGTGGTGATCATGCGATCACATGATGTTCATTACATTATTTGAGAAGGAAAATTATTTGTTTACATTTTaacctaaataataataataaaaaaaaaaaaaagagaacggaaaaaaaaaaaaaacaacaacatgaGAATCTCTGTCATATAAAATGGCAGCAGCCACATAAC
This window harbors:
- the LOC115704719 gene encoding myb-related protein 308, whose protein sequence is MGRSPCCEKAHTNKGAWTKEEDDRLIAYIRAHGEGCWRSLPKAAGLLRCGKSCRLRWINYLRPDLKRGNFTEEEDELIIKLHSLLGNKWSLIAGRLPGRTDNEIKNYWNTHIRRKLLNRGIDPATHRPLNESGQETTNTSTTTSATAATNTTAGTNTTTTISFGASVVKEEEKTTSVLLLNPVHQEQCPDLNLELRISPPYPPHQQQQRQQPDQLKSGGASLCFACSLGLQNSKECCCTISSMDSNNPSTSVGYDFLGLKSGVLDYRSLEMK